The DNA window ataaacataAGGCACATTGCCAACTCAATAAGAACTCATGGCACTGGCGTTATGAACACCACTGTTAATTTTACATACCAatttctcaaaaataaattttttacGTTCTCTCAGTTTATGTATGACGAGCAAATAAAATCACGCCTCATTAAAGATTTACGGAATTTTAAAGGAACTAATGAACATGTGTATTTCTACAAAAACGCAGAAAAATTTAACAAAGGTATTAAAGTTCTGGGAGTTGCAGAGGATGGACAAAGTTATTTAGATCTGTTTAGAGATCTGATCACTCAAATTGGAAATGCAATGGGATATGTGCGTATGATTCGTTCCGGCGGGAGACATTGTTGCTGTGATGCAACGGCCTTTCTCCCTGATTTggaggtaaaaaaatataaagacttGTGTCAAGAAAATGCACTCAGTGTTAAATCGATAGAAGCCGCGGGAAATCTGGACGATAACATAGACGGCTTAAtaacaaactttattcaaggaactgaatatttcaaattactcGTCGAAGTTTTTGCTCCTGTTTTTAGGAATCCTAAGAATGTGCATCTCAAAAATTTCTTTATCATTGTTCCTCCTTTGACATTAAATTTTGTCGAACACATGATTTTATCAAAAGATAAAATGTCGAAGAAGAACAAGGTTGGAGCTTCTTTTACCGATGATGGTTTCGCTATGGGTATAGcttatattcttaaattgttGGATCAGGTAAGTCAATATAAAAGATagcctttatttaaattattgatgttcacagttttgtaaattataattaccgtTAGtgtctaatttataataaaacaatatacaccAACATCTGAGCTAACttgtacatacaataaaaaagttttatctcAGGTTGTCAGACTGAAATCTGGCATAACCATAGATGTTCCAAGAAAAATAGAGTTTGGGGAGATCAGTATTacagttgttattttttttaggattCAAACTTTGAAGCTCTTCATTGGTTTGACTCGGTGTGGAATcatattaaaagtgaaaaagAAATTATTCATGAGCAAAAAACAAAAGGGTCTGTGCAATTACAACAGGCATTGGCACTCACAGAAAAAAAGATCAAAACACTCGAAGAGGAATATAAGCTTTTGTATTACAGTCTAACAAGTGCCAGGATTTTCTTTAGATAAGCAATATATAAAGCAACAATGTAtatagtgtaataataatatcacaatttttgaattatatttttccatTCCACTTATACGATTacttcgaaataaataattataaatatttttataaagtattatttttaattgttgcaAAATCATGTTACAACAGGCAATATTTATCATCAATTTTaaactagttataaatataaaaaaaagttaaaaggatttatttagaatattatgttatcaaaaaataaataaacatattcggttttttatttatacatttttattttttctttatacaaaaatctacctatgtataattttacggtattccatttgtttttaaattatgttcaaGCTTGGGTTGATTTCAAAAGAAACTGTTTATCTGAAGGTTGAACTACACTTTATAtcctaattattaatattcgactattatattctatttattactgacaaataaaaaaattgttttacaattttctGATTAACATATAGCAATAAGATAAACATCTACACATTTGAAATCATATTTAcatgtattgatatatttaaagacaattattaaatatatgcacataatacttttatttagtacattattaataatagacaaTCATAATGTACCGACAGCATTTGTTAAGCAAGTTTATTAACTTTACACAcagatttgaataattataaacgcCATCTCGCTATACTACGCACTATAACTTTTAATGAAGTTTGAATAGTTAACTACATTTTAATAGAATGATAAATTATCATCcaagtagaaaatattatttatttcaagagaTGTGAACAAGTCGTATATTAGTGTTTTTTATAACATCACtgttatatattactaaaattataaattattacaatcgGTCTCAATTCAAATTTTACTTTCGTCAGAATTTTCGGAGGACATAGTATCAGTCATCGGCGATATAAGTGGCTGCTTAATGCAATCGTCCGAAGTTGATGACGGACTATGAGGCTGTAAAATTATGGGAATATTGTCATTCTTCATGAAATTACTTCCCGACGGACTCGCCTCCGTCGGCGCGGCAGGTGATCGCTCATAGTGCACTACGAAAGGTTCATCGGTGTCCGGTGGACTTGGCGGTCGATTTTCCGCGTGTCTGTCATCGCTACAACATTTTGTTTGCAACGGACGAAAAACTCGGACAGGAGAGTATACTCGTCGTCTAGAGCAACACTCGAGAGTAGACCCGGAGAATCTTTCACGTTCGTTTTCAGGTGATCTCGGCGAGGTGGGCGTGGCTGGAGTGGCCGGCGTGTCCTGCGAGGCCGGAGATGGCGGCGAAGCGGAGGGCGAGGCGGGCGTGGCGGGCGAGACGGGCGGCGAAGCGGACGGCGAGGCGGGCGTGGCGGGCGAGACGCGCAGGAAGTAGTCGGCGGGAGGCAGGGGGCTGTGCGGGCTGCGCAGGCGGCGCGCGGGCGGGTAGCGGTTGAAGACGTGCACGTGCGTGACGCGACGTCAGTCGGCCTCGTGCTCGTGCAGCTGCGCCAGCAGCGCCGCGCGCCGCGACTCCAGCTCCGCGTCGCTCCACACCACCGAGCCGCTCGCTCTGAAACGTGCAGCGGTTACTCGAGTGTTACGTACCGACCCCTACGAAAGAGTTTTACTTTCATTACTTATTATGATTGACAATAGTGTACATCAGTACGACCGTAATGGTCATTACCATGACCGTACATTATACTTTCTAAATTATCTAATGCACGAAATTTTAATGGGATAAAATTTTCAGTTACTTACTGTTTTACGATCCACGTTATGATATGTTATATCAACGATAGGGAATATGCATGtaacatcataaataaatatccatGTCTTTTCATTCTTCTGTTGTGGAATGATATTGAGAATGCTAGGAGCTAAATAACTTagacatttaatgtttttttaagtaatggCTCTTATATTTTAGACACTAATAGGTAcagaaaatactattaaatgttACGGCTGTACGTGTTttagtcgattttttttttataataaacagtttgtatattttttatagttttaaataaagaagaataAGATCttccttaaatttttaattttaattatatgataactttatataataaactatgtataaattgatacaacaagttatatcaatttatactCCAGTTAATCTGAGATTTATGAAATGGAATAGAAACATTTAACCTTGATGGGATTCAGGTAATAGGATAGTTGAGAGTTCAATGATGGTAAACTACCCGTTTAAATGTAGtaaattacaaatgaatatatatttttttctaaataaagtaGTTATAGGATGGTATCAGcatgttttattgatattaataaaaataaaaaaagtgcatATTCCCTATTAGTTTATTATTggcaaacaaaaaattaacacaaaaaaaatagtatttttaaaatattacatacttgtcttttttttctttcttctccTTCTTCTTCTTGGGTTTGTGCGCCAGTTCCGGTGGCTGGTCGGGCGAGCTGGGAGCGCTTCGTTTTGTTTTCTTGCTCTTGTGTTTTGGGGCCTCCTTCACGGGCTCCTCGTCAGTTATACCGCCTTCTTCTATACTCGGAGAtttctagaaataataaaaaataaaatgaaaataaacaccGATCGCTCCTAGGCGAGACGACATAATAGCCTATATAGTGCATATGCACTCGACTAGGTGAGACGAGTCACGGCGGCGGCGGGTCGCGTACCGTGGGGCAGCGCGGCGGCTCGGGCTGCTTGCGGTGCTTCTTCTTGGGCTTCTTGTGCTTGCGCTCGTCGTCGTCGGAGGGCGTGGCGCTGGCGGACGAGGCGCGCGGCTCCTGCGGCGAGGGCGAGCGCGAGTGCGACAGCGAGTGCGAGCGCTGCTTCTTCTTCTTGGAGCGCTTGGCCTTGCGCGGCTTGGGGTGGTGGTAGTGCAGGCAGCTGTCCTCGTGCTCGTGCTGCAGCTCGCGGTACAGGCGCGCGCGCTCGTCGTCGCCGCCCACGGCCGCCAGCTCGGGCGCGCCGGCGTCCAGCGACTCGCGCACGGCGCTCCAGGGCTGCGACAGGTCCACGTTGGCGGCGCCCACGAACCACTTGAAGGCGGCCTCGATTTTCTTCTGGGCTTTGGTTTCCTCCTTTAGCTTCTCCTTGCTCCTGGTTTCGGCCTGTCGGAATTCATTTTGCGTTTTAATAATACGTATACATACCGGGATATTTGATAAGATCTGATGAAACACGGGCTCAACTATAATTGTTAAGTgaaatacttttgtattataaaagagaaatattttttctattatttaaacatactcgataatatatcttatattgaGATTGTATTTGCTGTTTACCTTTTCGAGCAAGGAGTTGTACGTTAACTTGACGTTGCCGGCATCCAACGAGGCGGACTTGCTGTCTTCGCACACGACAGTCGCGAACTCCTCGAAGGTAGTGTCCGGTTTAACTTCGAACTCTTTTTCCTTCAATATTTCCTTAATAACCTTCTTTTCGTCGTGGAATCGAGCCTTAAGATTTTCAACATAGAACTTAAACAGATCCAAAGGCGTAGATCCATTCTGTCCTGAAAAACGTAACCGAAGCAAAGATCGCAGTTTAGTAAATATCTAGTGAGTATAAAAGAAGTGTAGAGTGCAAAGACtacaattaaatcaaatgttaGTGCGAGTGAGACTGACCGAGCATGGCTGAGAAGCGCGTGTCCGCCGAGATGACGGGGTAGAGCTCCACCCATAGCGACATGGATGTCAGCTTGCCCTCCTCGTGCAGCCCGTCCAGCAGTGCCTGTGTGAGAATAtattcagtaaataaaatatacgaaagtTACTTCAATTTCTCTCATGCTCAGTACACATTGCAAATTCAAATTCTATTTCATATTTGAGTTTCAAAGTCATATGCGCAACTGAAACAAGAATATTAAACTAAGCTAGGCTATGCTTGGCATTGTTACCAAAAGTGGCATTTTTTATGGCCATTGAAAGACAAAGAAAAGTGTTAGTATTATTGTGATGGTATACCATCAGATTAGAATAGAGCCACACCCTAATAAACCTTAAgtgttaagtaaatatattatataatattatattttgggaattatattttaccaaaaaattGTCTCGATTTTTTCTTTGTTGACGTTTATTCCTCTTTTTGACCTGTTCCCTTTCCTGAAGATATTCAGCTTCTAGATTTCTTATGTGCTGTTCAAAAACTGAAAAAGATGAgatcgtatttttaatttataaattaaacaatacaaacccCATTAACAATACATGCTTTATCAAACAAGAAAATTAGTAAATGATGATGAATAGTTGAATATGATTAGTATGATACAAAAGCTTCTGAATGCTTATTTACGTTCAGTGAGGAAGcttaatttaatctaatatatatatattgccatATACAATATAACATGAAATATGTTAAAAGGTTTGTTTGATCATTTTGTGTTCTTTTCCTTTCCTCAGGATTACAGAATGAAACAATTTACCTATAAGAGCATCTTCTTTGTCCATTCCAAGTAAACTGACATCATTTTTGAATGCTGCATTTTCCAACAATAGAACTTGAGCCTCGCTCCATGTGCTACTGTATGTGATTTCATTCATATTCTCTAAAACCTGcaataaaccaaaaatattcGGATTATAATAACTGTAAACTAGTGATGTTTATAATGTGTAGATAACCAGtaacaatcaattttattattaattaatattttttgatattagtACTTTTTTAGGCAGATGATTCTATAACCTTTGCCactaaatagatatttaaaaaggtttttttttttaaattggaaatataCAATCTTTAGAAATCACAAGAAGGATACAGATATCTTACTTGTGCTAAAATCTtcatatttcgttttttaaGGACCTTTGCTTCTTCCTTCTCTCGCTTTGCTATAGAAAATATACAATCCTCATATATGTCTCTTCTATCAGAATCGGGAACACATCGCCATATCtgtaacattgtacaattttattcataatagatataaatatttaacatacacaaattaatttataaaaaatataaaaacgaaccTCAAGATTATTGAACATTTCctcacatttataatacttagtCAATGATGTTACTCTTTCACAGCCCAATAAAAACTCTTCTAGATTTTCTCTGTTCTTCTTTGTTTTCAGTCTGAAAATATCAACAAtatcatttgtaatttataacaaaaaaaagctGTTGTACTAAcgcattatttgtaatatttactttattaattatataaaaacaagtatttaaattgaattacataTACACTAATAATACTCAGTGGCTTATATTTTCATTCTCCTATACAATTGTATTGCTCACTCATGAGCAAAACAAAGAGCTACAAGGCATTGAATGGTGAATATAGGTTTgcaattttatatgttaatttttttttaaattgtaaaatgattGGTAAATgtcatgtaaattattttttaaaatgaaaaccttttttgttgatttaatttaatgtaaattatatttaacagtgAAAACCCTTattgttgattaattattattgaataagatACCTCTGTTCCTCTCTTTCATCTTTTAACTTTTGAGTTTTGTATGCATTGAAAGCTTGTTTCTTTTCATTGAGTTTCTTGAATGTTATATAACGCGGatcttttgatataattttcacACATTGCTCCCATGTAGAATTTGAAGGAACATTctacaaaatacaataaaatttctcatttattattatattgtttacaaaataaattaaattgagagTATAATTAAGCTTGCTTATATGTGCATAAATGTAACTAGTCCTTAAGAATGTACATAATATCACAGCTATTGGTTGCATGCAGTATGTACATCTAAGATTTATCGACATTGCTCCTGCAATTATAAATACCTCTAGAAAATGACAGGTATATGTGGACAAAAAACTTACCCTATCCCTAAGCAATTCTTTAAATGCTTCTATTGCTTCTTTTTTGTCTTTGTACTGAAGTTCTGGCTCATTAGAATCTGTACCGTTGGGTTGTGGTGGGGCTGCTATTTCCTCTGGTTTTACTATAATaggtaataaatacaattacttaaataatttacgaaatattaattaattccttttttaaatatttagtaaataaacaatattagatGTATTAATCTCAATACCAATGGCTGATGTATTTCAGAAAATggcaaaatcaaattaaaaaatagtgtagtagtttatgatttataaagcTGGAATTTGTCATCCAGCATGAGTGGTACAGCATCCTTACCATAATTGTTTACATATCTTAATAAAAGTGTTTAAAAAATGGATTACCTTTATTATTTACCTTCCATATATGAACAATAAAACTGAAATCTCACTGATTTTAggatgttataatattaaagaacaaaTTATACACTTACTTTCTTCTGGAATAGGTATAGCGTTTGCCAAGGAGGGGTCAATAGAAGCCAGAGTTTTAGCCATAGCTTCGTCTAGAGCTGAGCTGCCTGAGGCTAACAATGCTGGAGAAGTTGGTAGTGGCACTTCGCCTGGAGGTACATCAGCATTTAGTGCAGCCCTGAATttcacattataaaatttaatataaatttgaatgaagAGTAATGTATGCCTCATTGCTCGACAAATGCTTTCTCTCCTCTCGAGGAATACTATCGGAGTGTCACCGCACTGTTCTTATATGTGACggtatatacaaaaataatagaatattattcaaCATACATATGCTCACAATGTTTGCCCCGCCCCCTTAGTacatgtgataaaataaaatgacacttAGCACAGATTTATAACGATATCCGCAccataagattaaaattatttgaaattgattaacaaattttaaaatgtcacaacataatacaaaatttcattactGTGCTGCTTCTTCAGCTGctattttgtcttttatttccTGAAGTTCTTTGGGGATAACCCAGCTTGATTcctttgtttcaatattgtgaTAATACACTCGCCCCGCATCAGTTGTGTATTCTTTCCAAACACATGAAGACAGCATTTTCTGAACAAAAGtttaaaaactcaatatttgtatttaaatattaataacagataTTTATGCTCAGTttaaaggtgcttgtaaaagcctaattgacttaagtatattttaaactgattttattattagtttagtatttaCCTCTGCTGGAGTCTTTAAATCGTCAGGTTTCTCCCAAAGACTTTGCTTAGTGAttgaattgtaataatatattcgtcCATCTGGAGCTTTATGCTCTGACCAGGGGCTGCTTTGATTAGCCATGGGTGATATTTCTGGAGCTGGAGCAGtcaattcctaaaaaaaatgttaagtaagAAACATATTTGAAACAGCTACCGTGTATgctttttataatgttaatttcaaTGTCTCATTTATCACTAGTCTAGGATTATAACAATATGCAacacaaatacaatttttataacttgTTTTAGTCAGCaatgcatattttataacaaatgtgAGTTTTATAGATACTTTAACATGTTAAGATAACATAAATTAACTTGTGTGACTCTGcactagaatatattataaacacaaagacTGAAATGTAGCATATcgacaaatataaaatgatttatttactgGTTTAAATGATGGAAAGCCAGGCGGTGGTAAAGAAAAAGGAGCCATCATTGGAGGAAAACCCATAGGTGGCGGCAGAGGTCCCATATTAGGTGGCATTCCTGGTACAGGAGGTATTCCAGGTACCGGTGGCATTCCCGGCACCGGTGGCATGGCTACGGCTGGCGGCATTGGCGGCGGCATACCACCGAGCATCGGCGGTGGTAACAGTGGCGCTGCAGAGCCTATCAAGCCCGGTGAACTTGTCCCGGAATTGGGCGTATCCTATAAAATACAGAATTAACAATACAGCCTGTGTTATTAAAGTTATACCTATATGaagataattgtaaataaaattaccatgGTGAATACTGAATTTTAACGTATTCCAATTATTTAGAACTCGGATAGCATTTATTTTGGGAAAATGGTGAgacttcaattaataatattaaatgaccagctcaaaatattattcaattcaaataatattaaaaatctataatttattttttaatgactgTCAAATTGTCAATGCATCTTAATGTTGAACAGAGCAGATCATAGACTATAAAATAGAGTAATAAATAGAGAC is part of the Vanessa tameamea isolate UH-Manoa-2023 chromosome 10, ilVanTame1 primary haplotype, whole genome shotgun sequence genome and encodes:
- the LOC113395941 gene encoding pre-mRNA-processing factor 40 homolog B, whose product is MDTPNSGTSSPGLIGSAAPLLPPPMLGGMPPPMPPAVAMPPVPGMPPVPGIPPVPGMPPNMGPLPPPMGFPPMMAPFSLPPPGFPSFKPELTAPAPEISPMANQSSPWSEHKAPDGRIYYYNSITKQSLWEKPDDLKTPAEKMLSSCVWKEYTTDAGRVYYHNIETKESSWVIPKELQEIKDKIAAEEAAQAALNADVPPGEVPLPTSPALLASGSSALDEAMAKTLASIDPSLANAIPIPEEIKPEEIAAPPQPNGTDSNEPELQYKDKKEAIEAFKELLRDRNVPSNSTWEQCVKIISKDPRYITFKKLNEKKQAFNAYKTQKLKDEREEQRLKTKKNRENLEEFLLGCERVTSLTKYYKCEEMFNNLEIWRCVPDSDRRDIYEDCIFSIAKREKEEAKVLKKRNMKILAQVLENMNEITYSSTWSEAQVLLLENAAFKNDVSLLGMDKEDALIVFEQHIRNLEAEYLQEREQVKKRNKRQQRKNRDNFLALLDGLHEEGKLTSMSLWVELYPVISADTRFSAMLGQNGSTPLDLFKFYVENLKARFHDEKKVIKEILKEKEFEVKPDTTFEEFATVVCEDSKSASLDAGNVKLTYNSLLEKAETRSKEKLKEETKAQKKIEAAFKWFVGAANVDLSQPWSAVRESLDAGAPELAAVGGDDERARLYRELQHEHEDSCLHYHHPKPRKAKRSKKKKQRSHSLSHSRSPSPQEPRASSASATPSDDDERKHKKPKKKHRKQPEPPRCPTKSPSIEEGGITDEEPVKEAPKHKSKKTKRSAPSSPDQPPELAHKPKKKKEKKEKKDKASGSVVWSDAELESRRAALLAQLHEHEAD